A stretch of DNA from Doryrhamphus excisus isolate RoL2022-K1 chromosome 6, RoL_Dexc_1.0, whole genome shotgun sequence:
CTGTACCTCTCGCTTATCCGACATGGTTCGGCAAGCTGttctgatctttttttttttgtcatgaaagcACCAATAAAGTTCGAAATTTTAGTATCGTCAGCAAAGTTCTTGTATGTTCTTTCCGGTCAATCACCAGAAACATAAAGGTTTTTGAGATTGTCATTAAATTCCATGCCTTATTAAATGACAGTACAACTTGAAGTGTTACATAATGTTACTGTGTTACTGATCAGAACATAACTGTAAAcctagggctgcacggctaagagacccgagttcaattcaattcagtttaattcatctctgtgtgaagtgactttacaatgtttttttttctccattctaaactcatattggtacatgtttgtatactcATTAAGTATAAGCtgacaccatgagtcaaactgttatattgagtaatgaccttctgcaattttcatttttttaaataaaatctcATTGAAATATTcttaggctgcacagtggtcgagtggtaagcgtgcagacctcacagctaggagaccagggttcaattccaccttcggccatctctgtgtggagtttgcatgtacatgcgtggattttctccgggtactccggtttcctcccacattccaaaaacatgctaggttaattagcgactccaaattgtccataggtatgaatgtgagtgtgaatggttgaatTGTCAAAgtgtccattgttgtgtttaTACTGTACAATCTAAATGAATGAACAGACACCTCTTCTCCACGATGAATCAACACCAAAAGAGAACAAGGCAGGGATACAAATGATGCTAAAATCCCCTCTAGTTAGGATTATCAACCCTTCAACAGCCCTTCCTCCCACACCGGTCCTTCCACTGTTGTCCTTGTCCTTCTGTCTACAGCGTCTTGGAGTGCTAAACCCATTGCTGGCCAGATTACGGTAATAAAATCACAGTGAGGTTAGGGATTAAGGTTAAGGCCTCTAAACACACTGGTGGAAATAGGAGAGATGTGTGGGAGGAcggtatatgtgtatatatgtgtgtgtgttgtcttatAATGAGATCAGGCACGACATCACCTTGATTAAGTCAATTACAGCCGGaagttgatgacatcatcactggCAATGTTCACTGTCAATTCAAAAGGTagatttttatgaatttatacTATAAATATGCTGATATTTTgatccaatgttttatttttcatagttCACATTGTTgccgctggactacccagcatgccttgcgggcattttgAAATAACAATTTGAAGTGACGTGTTACGTTTagtgctttgttgttgtttttcagctATGTAGTACTTGATAAAGTACATATATGATGTGTTAACTTGCTTAggatgtgttttgctttttgctgcGTTGCACTGTGAGCAACTATGTTgctgctggactacccagcatgccttgcgggcattttgaaataacaatttgaagtgatgtgttgtgtttagtgctttgttgttgtttttcagctATGTAGTAGTTGATAAAGTACATATATGATGTGTTAACTTGCTTAggatgtgttttgctttttgctttgTTGCACCGCGAGCAACTATTTTGCCGCTGGACtatccagcatgccttgcgggcattttgAAATAACAATTTGAAGTGACGTGTTATGTTTagtgctttgttgttgtttttcagctATGTAGTAGTTGATAAAGTACATGTATGATGTGTTAACTTGCTTAGgatgtgttttgcttttcactttgttgcaccgtgagcaactATGTTGCCGCTGGACtatccagcatgccttgcaggcatTTTGAAATAACAATTTGAAGTGGCGTGTTACGTTTagtgctttgttgttgtttttcagctATGTAGTAGTTGATAAAGTACATATATGATGTGTTAACTTGCTTAggatgtgttttgctttttgctttgttgcaccgtgagcaagtatgtttcATGACCACCTATATTTTGTGGCCCGCGATTCAAAACATTTGCCTACCCGTGAGCTATAGGGCCTATCCCATCCAACATAAGGTGAGAGGCATATTGCATCCtcttgataataataaaaacaactattactattagtagtagtattagtagaaATATCAGTAGAATTAGGTTATACttcaatacattttctatgccgcttattctcactaaaGGGTTgcagtggtatgctggagcctaccccagctgactttgagcgagaggccgggtacaccctagaccaggggtctcaaacacgcggcccgcgggccaaatgtggcccgcaggacactagtttgaggcccgcgcaagtttgatatggatgctgtatggtatcatgtacccagaaaaaattattacgtttaattattgttcatgttaaaggttaaataactgttaatagttatcctccctatccgtgtggaagtggtaagtttttggctatttaagtttaaaggaaataacttggaagctaccgtttaggtcgctagctctctagtttgcgagttagcatgtgtctcaaattgagtttgagacccctgtcctagactTATTAGAATTTTTAGTCCTGGGTCTCAAACCTGCGATCCTCTGGCTGCAAACCTACAACTGCCAACCCAAGTTGGACACCAGAGCGACTCTAATGGTGTCCAGCGCCATGGACATCTCTACAACATTTTGCGGAAATCTggttaccttttttttaatgtgatcaTACTATGACTGGGACTGAAAAGGTCCAAGTCCAGTAGCAACCTAAGACTGCGGTTTTTAACTGGTTTGGCCGCGAGAccatccattatccatccaAATTAAGAATCTTTTTAGCTCAAGTAACTTTTCAATTACCTTATATTGAAAGAGAACAGTTACTGcaaggttacccagcatgccttgcggcactgTCACTAACATATTGActattaataaacaaataaaagtgcAATTTGTTACGTCGGTCGGGTACCCTGATGATTATTaccattatgttattattgtgaacGTTATGGGATGATTtatacctgcaataaaagcctgttgttccagcgatcAAGTCTTCAATTTTCTGTATGCGGCCATTGCTGGAAAGatctcatcacacacacacattgcttgCACACCCATCCAATACATACTACGTTTCCCGCACGTCAGCAAggcacctaaaaaaaaaatctgagttATTTATAAATCCTTTTTTTGTCCCagagttaaaattaaaaaggggagggggggggaggcaGGAGAGTCAAGAACAGGGACTGCAGGGGAAAGGGAAAGGAACAAGAGGAAGACAGCCTTACTCTCATCCATCTTTTCTACTCTTCTATTATTCAACAGCCTCTTCTCAGATGATAAAATGGGTCAGTGCAGGATAGACCGGTGCTCCAACAGTGACTGATGTCTTTACCGACACGTCATGCACTCATCCTCAACACCTTCTCCGCCcgcatccttccttccaccaAACAGAGCCACCTCTTTGCCTGCTGTCCAATCTCTCCCACATTTTTTCTGATTCATCTCATTGTCACCGTAGATGCTTACTTTCACAATGAGTGAGAAGATTAAGTCTTCAAAAGGGTAAAAACTGTAAGAACTGAGAttctttttccccccaaaacaaTGGCAATATAATGCACAACTGTTGGCTGCAACTAACAAGGACCACCACCAGGTGGAGACAAATATCTTTTAGACATTTTCAATACAGTGTTGAGAGAGCGTATTGTTTGCTTACATTTTAGTTGCTCACGGCTCAAGGACAAAGGGAAttaaattctaaataaatacatctggGTGTCCAAAGTAGGACACATTTGACGTATTTAAGTGTCCTACAACAGacgttagaaaaaaaaaatgttttaggaaaaaaaaaaaagtataatgtaaggataaaaagttgaaatgttgatacaatttaaattattataaaataaatacaataaattttattataaaatataatgtatttttcagcCGTTTAAATACTATTTTCTaaaaaagaacagcaaaaaaatagcaaaacttCAAATCagtaaaataaaagtgtaatgtaagaataaaaaagttgaaatgttgatacaattatagaaattattataaaataaattaattttaaaatatgttttcagcctttttaaaattattttctaaaaaaagcaaaaaaagcaaaacttcaaataaggaataaggataaaaagttgaaatgttgatacaataatatatattataaaataataaaaataataaataaattataaaatatgatgtatttttcagcctttttaaactattttgtaaaaaaagaacaaaaaaagagcaaaacttcaaataagtaaaaaaaagtgtaatgtaaggataaaaagttgaaatgttgatacaataataatagaaatgattataaagtaaataaaataataaattataaaatataatgtatttttcagcctttttaaaactattttctacaaaaaagagcaaaaaaaaggaTAAGGATAAAGGAtacaaagttgaaatgttgatacaataataatataaattattataaaaaaataaaataaattaattataaaatctAATGTATTTTTCAGCCTTTTTAAAACTTATCATTGACCATGATGCTTAAGACGTGTTTAAGTTCCAGGTTATTTACTGAATTTACACAACTGTACAAACCTACTGATTTACTACAGGTGAGACTGGAATGCACCTGTTGTCattatgttgtattttattaaatactTGGAAATGTCACCACACAGTAAATAGTCGAGGGGACAGAGAATAGAGAATAGAGAGGAGGTGAGAGAAAAGCTGCAAGAACATGGTTGGGGAACCTTGGCGCAGATAGGAAGAGAAGACTGCAAAAACATGGCAAAACAGCAATGTTAGAACCTAGTTAGAACCAACCTAGTGGTTGGGTAGAAGGGAAAGAAAGTGACGGTTGGCAACATCCAGGTTCCGAGCTGGAACGTTAttgtacattatatacatatatatcttgATTCTAGGTAATCTTGCCTGTTAGGGGTGGTTATTTTGGCTTGCTAGCAGCAATCGTGAATTGTTTTCCAGTTCCTAAAGCCAGACGGCATTGAACCTGAGGGTATCAGCAAGCAATCCTGTGATTGTGAACAAAAAACTCAATACTCAAGAAGCCGACATCTGTTCCGTTCAACAGCAAGAATGGAcacacaaattttaaaaaaacataccttgCGGTgataatattttgtataaaaCATAACTATATGGCAAAGCACACTCAAGCGTCGTCCAAGCCATTTTCATAGAAGACTTTAGCCATCGCTAAAGCGACCTTGGCGACCTTTTTATCCTTGGTATCTGAGCCCATGTTGGTGCGTGCGAGTCCGATCCAGTATTGCTCTGTACGGGTCTGGTACTCTGTCATCGTCTCCTTGTCCTTCACTGCTGGGTGCTGGTGGTCATCTGGATGGAggatttttactgttttatggTTATGCAGCTTCAAGGGATGGCTCAGACAGGAAGTTGTATGACATGCCCATCAGTAGTGCAGTCTTAGACACTTTCGCTTTCGCTTTGATGGAAGCTGGCTAGCAAGCTCACTAGAATACCCAAAAGGTACTTTTGCTACAAccaaaacatgtattttgacGTTTTCtacttatttatttgttgtgtgtggttttaattgttaatttaacaattatttaataattttaattgtaattttttttaattatttaattaatttaatttttaaaatgttttttttcccttaaaaaaGACagggtgtattttttttttttgctttaatgcGTTATTTAAGctgaaaatatgaatgaaataaattagttaccactgttaaaaagtgttatttttgacagccctactaaataaataaacactgttGGACCAAAAAAGTCAAACTGCATCATTTCCCGGGGTACACCTGAGCTCTCGTTGCACacagagcaggggtctcaaacttgcggcccccgccttgatatgaaaatttaatttgttaatttgtttcatttgttttttgatttgcttatttatttttccatcttattttgtgtcgaaaaataaaaaattaacattaaacatttatttaataatttaataataaatattaattaatttgttaatttgtttcatttgttttttgatttgtttatttattttgccatcttattttgtgtcgaaaaataaaaaaataacaaacatttatttaataatttaataataactaaaaattaatttgttaatttgtttcacttgttttttgatttgcttatttatttttccatcttattttgtgtcgaaaaataaaaaattaacattaaacattttatttaataatttaataataaataaaaatatattttttaatttgtttcatttgttttttgatttgcttatttattttgccatcttattttgtgtcgaaaaataaaaaaaataacattaaacatttatttaataatttaataataaataaaaattaatttgttaatttgtttcatttgttttttgatttgcttatttattttgccatcttattttgtgtcggaaaaaaataaaaattaacattaaacatttctttaataataaataaaaattaatttgttaatttgtttcatttgttttttgatttgcttatttatttttccatcttcttttgtgtcgaaaaataaaaattaacattaaacatttaataataaataaaaaataatttataatgatttataataattagttttatcagagctttttcaaagaaccaaagcactgaaaaagtggagggtatagcagaagcattgaagactattatatatatatttattaatatttaatataattaatatttttattttttttcctgtttttactatatatacatatatttttttcctttttaatttctttttttatttatttttttttaacctgatgcggcccagcctcacccagaccttagctccagtggcccccaggtaaactgagtttgagacccctgacatagagAATCACTGGTCTAGAAAATATGTtgcatttacatgaaaaatggaaaagtGGAAGAATAATCCCTTGCCTTCCTCTTCAGACTCCTCTTCCCCTCCCTCTGCTCCTCcttccacctcctcttcctcatcatcatcgtcgtcatcgtccTCTGACTCAGACTCTTCAAGCCATTCTTGggtctctaaaaaaaaaaagtggttaaTCATAAAATCCAATAAAAACTCCCATGCCTTTTCAGCATCAGGTTATTGTTGTGTAAGGCTTGACTAACTTGGGTCCATCTCAACCAAGACTTCCCATTGGTCCATCTTGTGAAGGTCCAGGCAGTAGAGGTCGTTCAGTGTGAACTGGCGGTTGCCCACCTCAAACATGCCGCCGTAGAGGAAGAGTTTGCCCTGACGTGTCGCCGCCATGGCGCTGGACCGTGGGCAGGGCTCCACAAGGGCGGATGCTGAAACTGAAAGGAGGCGAGTCCAACATGTTAATGTTTGACATCCGCTACATCGAATGCATTGTGGTGCAAAAGCATGGTTAAATACAATAACTGtgtacaataactgtgcaataaaccgtgcaataaacctgtcccttaagattctcttactggtttttaaatgtcttaacggatTTGCGCCTTCTTATTTATTtcatctgcttttaccatatcaacccatGAACACTTTGGAGATGTCTTaccgtcctcctcttcctccttgtcttcatcctcatcttcctccacctcctcctgagCTCCAGGGATGACTTCCTTAATGGTCATGACTGTGCCGTCGTCCGTGACTATCTCCTTGATGACCTCAGTGGGTCCTTGAGGACCCTCCTCTTCTGTCACCTTATCTGCTGCTTCCATATCAGCTTCGTCCTTCTTCCCTCGCCGacgtttcttcttctctggtttGTTACCCtgaacagagagagagagagaaatagaAACTTGGAAACTTAACTGGTGTTCATTtttgtgcttaaaaaaaaaaggttaattcctagcaggggctgcacggcggtggagtggttagcgcgtacacctcacagctaggacaccagggttcaattccaccctcggccatctctgtgtggagtttgcatgttctccccgtgcatgcgtgggttttctccgggtactccggtttcctcccacattccaaaaattatattattattatattgagtaatgaccttctgcaattttcatttttttattttaaataaaatctcATTGAAATATTCTTAGGCTGTacagcagttgagtggttagcgtgcagacctcacagctaggagacccgagttcaattccaccttcggccatctctgtgtgaagtttgcatgttctccccgtgcatgtgtgggagagtagtactgcagtactgtatatatggatgttgttatattattgtgttaaatcgaacggttagcacgcaggcctcacagcgaggagaccccagttcaattccaccctctgccatgtatgtgtggattttgcatgttctccccgtgcatgcgtgggttttctccgggtactccggtttcctcccacattccaaaaacatgctaggttacgaTGTATAATTTtaggttaatcggtgactccaaattgtcaataatcaattgttgttattgctgttgttgTCGTCTCACTTTGTATTATCCCCgcactgttttctttttttctatcccctcctgctccgatccatcttctatgctgcttattactccaaattatccataggtatgaatgtgagtgtgaatggttgtttgtctatatgtgccctgtgattggctggcgaccagtccagggtgtaccccgcctctcgcccgaagacagctgggataggctccagcacccccccccttgtgaggaaaagcagtagaaaatgaatgaatgaattcctatCAGCTCACCCTGCACTGACCAGGGTACCAGCGGTTCTTCACCATGTCATACAAGTAGACATCGTTGTAAAAGTCACCCTCCAGCGTCTCCTCCTCTTCGTCATCACAGACTCCACCAAACAACACCGACCGCCCAGCTGGGCCCACCGCCATGGAGAAGCCAGAGCGGGGCGGTGGCTTGTTACCAGAGGGATTCAGCCGGGACCACGCCCATTTTTCTAAAAAGACATATAAAATCTCACAATGCAAACCAAAACAAGATGGCAACATGATGACATGTGGTTGTACCTTGGCCATCTTTACCCTCTTGCTTGAGGAGAAACATGTCGGAATGGATGGTTCCCTTCTCTATGTCCTTTTTCTGTCTCTATGTGACAAAcaggctatttttatttttatttttttaataatactgtaaacctcggatatatctgattcaattgttcccactggttttgtccgatataagcgaaatccgttatatgcgtataccggaaaatgtccgttttacgcatatatcggatttatatccggtatatgcgtaaatcggattttatccgttataaaaaggcacttccttgactatgtttccaatgtacctggacgcgcaggcaacgctgcaaacactgcaaacgacgtcgtatagcggcctgtcacgattcggcgaatcagagcaccacgatgcggccatccgatgtatgcgagggaaatttaatggaaatgcattggaacgggactggagattttgtccgaaataggtgaaatccgttataaaaaatccgatatatgcaatgaatttttattggaaatgcattacagaaaaattggttcttttttatctgtccgttgtgagcgaatttccgatatatccgagtccgatatatccgaggtttactgtacataaatgcaaacacacacacacaccactttggAGTATCCTCCATAGATGATGACACCAGAGCCATCAGGCATGGAAGTCATCTGACAGGCGGAGCGTGGTAAAGGGGCGGTGCCTGACACAGAGAGGCGTGACCAAGAGAAGGTGTCCAGTGAAAACGAGTAGACGTCATTGTAGTAGATAAAATCCCTGTTAAGAAAAAATCAACagaataataattaaagattattACATGTTGAGTATATTATACAGCGATGACTTGGTCATAAATTAACATGGACTTTACCTCGTGCTCTCATGGAAACCTCCAAACACCAGCAGCTGTCTCTTGCTGAGGGCCATCCTGTGCCCACTGCGACCTGACGGACCACCGGGGGCTCTAGACAaaaatttaacacaaaaaaaaaaatcataatcaaCTTTAATTAACTGGAATTACAGTAGAATAACAATAGCGCTCATAAAACGTatacttgactttttttccaataaagTGAAGTCAATCTAAATGAGCCATTTAAGCCGTCATACTTGATGTTCTCCCAGGTATTTGTTGCCAGGTGCAACACCCAGAGGTCCTTGtagtggtaaaactgttccccGTTTGGAGAGGCAAATTCTCCCCCGAATACCCAGAGTTGACCCCCTCCTTGGGAGACTGTAACCGCCTGAGGGAAAGGGGGTGAGACAGCAAGAGAAGACGTTGGATTTCAGTGGTTCTCTTGACAAAAAGTGGAATCAAagcaatgtatatttttattattgagttAGTGATGTACCTGGTGAGAGCAGCGCGGGGGCGGAGGGTTGGGAATCTCGGACTTAAGCCAGCTGttctttttaatattgtagAAAAACAGATCATTGTAGAGGTATGTCTGCAAAATGGATAACAGCAGGCATTTAGTTTCATCGGTGAGAGCTCAGCAAATACaaagcaaattcattcattggaGGAACTCATTTCTCTCCTAAACTGCGGCCTGCCAAGTGGAGGAACctaatgctacgttcacaccgacgccgaatcgatggcgaattaaatcggcgagcaaagcggcggcaaagcgtaacaaagcttaatgaaagcgtaaagaccgtaatacagcgtaagaaaggtttgagcaattcgggacattcggcaagagcgccaaaaatttttaaactgtttaaaaatttgaggcgatctgtcacgaattgcgtaaagcggggagagcgtattaaagctcatcaaagcgtcacaaagcttatcaaagttttgctcaaagcgtaggaaagcttaacagagcttggttcaaaggatctgctgcatcttggatcagaggcgggatgcagtcgggatctcgaaattttccattgcgtaacagagcttaacagagcataaacatatctgaggagatcatgagattttttgaaaaatgacgccgaattcgtcgccgattcaaagcacgacattcggcgtcggtgtgaacgtagcataatTAATATTGGGCAAAAATGTACTATTTTCTCTCCACGCTCCTACTCT
This window harbors:
- the klhdc4 gene encoding kelch domain-containing protein 4, producing the protein MGKKGKNEKKMKGAEKTAAKMEKKVSKRSKREEEDLEALIAEFQSLDAKKTQVVETACPPPSPRLNASLSAHPDKDELILFGGEMFNGKKTYLYNDLFFYNIKKNSWLKSEIPNPPPPRCSHQAVTVSQGGGQLWVFGGEFASPNGEQFYHYKDLWVLHLATNTWENIKAPGGPSGRSGHRMALSKRQLLVFGGFHESTRDFIYYNDVYSFSLDTFSWSRLSVSGTAPLPRSACQMTSMPDGSGVIIYGGYSKVRQKKDIEKGTIHSDMFLLKQEGKDGQEKWAWSRLNPSGNKPPPRSGFSMAVGPAGRSVLFGGVCDDEEEETLEGDFYNDVYLYDMVKNRWYPGQCRGNKPEKKKRRRGKKDEADMEAADKVTEEEGPQGPTEVIKEIVTDDGTVMTIKEVIPGAQEEVEEDEDEDKEEEEDVSASALVEPCPRSSAMAATRQGKLFLYGGMFEVGNRQFTLNDLYCLDLHKMDQWEVLVEMDPKTQEWLEESESEDDDDDDDEEEEVEGGAEGGEEESEEEDDHQHPAVKDKETMTEYQTRTEQYWIGLARTNMGSDTKDKKVAKVALAMAKVFYENGLDDA